The window TCAGATTTTACTTCTTCTTTAGGTTCTTCTTTTTTATTTTTATTTCGTCTAAAGAAGCTAAATCTTCCTTTTTTCTCTTTTTTCTCTTCTTTTTCTTCTGTTTTAGGTTCTTCTTCTTTTGTTATTTCTTCTGTATCTTCTTTTGATTCATCATCGTTTGATTTTTCATCATCTGATTTTTTATCTTCTTCTGATTCATCTGGTGTTTCTAATGTTGATTCTGGAAGTTCATCTACAACTTCTTCTTGTTGTTGTTCGATTTCTTCATCTTCAATATCTGATGCATCTTTTATGGTTTTATTTAATCGTTTTCGTATAAAGTCAAACAAGCTTTTCACATTCCTTTATTAGTTTTTTTAGTATCTATTTTATATAAAATGTAAATTTATATTAGTACTGCCTTTTTTTTTATTATTTATTATTTTTTTATTTCATTTATAAAATAAGTAATCATAATTTCTATAAGATATAGAATATACAACAAAGTCATAGATAATAAAAATTTTTGTATAAGTTGAAAAAAATGAATTAGTTTTAAAAGTTTTATAATTTTAAAAAAAAGTGTGAAATTTCAATAAAAAAGGAATAAAATAAGAAAAAGGGGGTGGTTAGATGTTTATAATATCATAATACTATTTATTCTTTACGTGTTCCACCATATACTGCATTTGAATAGTATTTCCATATTACATCAATTTCTTTAAATCCTACATCTTCAAGTAATCTTAGATGGTCTGTTATTGTTATTGGATGGTCGTTGTGTTCTCGTTTCTTTTTATGATCTTTCATATCTTCAACTGTTAGCTGATTTTCTGCCATGTACTTATCTGCTATTCTTTCATTAAGCTTACTGTTGTATTTACTGTTAGCTTCCATGACATCAGCATTGTAGAATACTCCATCTTGTTTTAGTGAATCATATATATATTGATACATTTGTCTTTTATCATTTTCATCTCTTATATGATGAAGTGCAAGTGATGATATTATTGCATCATAATCATCTATAATATCTACTATTGTAAAGTCTCCTAGTACAAATTCTATGTTTTCATATCCTGCTAGTTTTTCTTTTGCTACTTCTATCATTTTATCTGATATGTCAAGACATGTTATTTTTGCATCAGGAAAACGTTCTAGTACTTGTAAGCTTATGTTTCCTGTTCCACAACCAAGATCTAGTATTCTGAGATTTTCTTTTTCTGGTATTGAATTTACTAATGCTTCTATCATTTCATCGTACTTAGGTATTGTTTTTTTAACTAGATTATCATAGTGTTTTGATGTTTCATTAAAGTGTGTTTTTAAATCTGACATAATTTGTTTTCATCTCACCATATTTTTTTTGTAGTAAAATAAATTAATTTAATATTTTTTTTTGGAATATGTTTATTATTTTTATTTAATTTAGTTTTTATAATATTATCATATTAATTTAATTTTTATATTAGTTTTGCATGTGATTTTAGTTCTGCAAATAGTACAATTACCATACCAATAATTAAAAATACTACACATAATGGTAGTGAAGATGTTGGTACTGCTAATATTTTTTCAAGTGGTATTCTCATAGATCCAAGCATTATACCTATGAGTGCTGCTACTGTTGCTATTTTATGATTTTTAAGTAAGTATTTAATTACTCGTGACATTATCATAAATCCACCTACTGCTCCTATGATAAATACTATGATATCTACTAATGCAAATGAGTGAAGTGCATTTATCATATATTCATACTGATCAAGAAGAAGTAGTAATGATGAACCTGACACTCCAGGAAGTAGCATTGCACATATTGCAATAAATCCTGAGATAAGTAATATTGGTAAACTGTGTGCTGCATGCATTGGGTTAAGTCCAATAAATCCATATGATACAATGGTAAATATTATTGTTATTATAATTGCTTTAATATTAAAAGCATCTAGTTGTTTGTATAATATGTAAATTGATGCAAGTATTAATCCAGCAAAGAATGAATAGGTAAATCCTGCATAATCATTTAATAAAAAGTTAATAATACCTGCCATGATAACCATAGCAATAGCTATACCAATACCCAAGGGTATGAAAAATTCAATATCAAAATCTTCTAAAAATTTTACTTTAAATTCTTTTATATTTCCACGAAGAAGGGGCTTAATACAACGGAAACGTATCGTACTAATTGCATTAATTAAACGATCATAAATTCCTGTAATAAGTGCAATTGTACCACCAGAAATACCTGGCATAATATCACACATACCCATTAAAAATCCACGAAGAAATAATCCAATCATATCTTTAATATGCTTCATAAGAAAATTAATCCTCCAATTTAATAAAAGTTAATAATAAAAAGAGATAATCATTCTTACCTATAATTATAGAAAGTATTTTTTTTACTCTTAATATGTAGTCTATAAATAGAAAATACTTAAACTTATTTATAAAACAATAGTTTATAATAATCAATTTAAATAAAACTATAAAATAAAATTCAAACATTATAATTAAAAAAAAATGGTACTACTTAAAAATAGTATTTTTTTTTATAAAATAATATAAAATCAAATTAAGGGAAGATGAGGGAAAAACTAAAATGTTAGGCGAAGAAGAATTACGTAAACTATTTCCAGAATATGAAGATACAATACAACCATCAGGAATAGATCTTAAAGTTGATAAAATATATGAACAAACAACTGGTGGATCATTAATTGATAATCAAAAAAATCTACCTGAAATCAAAGAGTTAAAATGTGATGAAAACGAAATATACACACTAAAACCAAAAACAGCATACAGCGTAACAATCATGGGAAAAACACATATACCAGTAGGATATACAATGTTGTATCTTCCACGCTCAACACTTCTAAGATCATTTATATCAGTACATACAGCAGTAGGAGATCCAGGATTTTATGGAACATTACAATTTATGATTGTAAATAATGGAGAATATGAATATAAGCTAAAAAAAGGTGAAAGAATAGCACAAGCTGTAGTATTTAAAGTTACTGGATCTGGAGAATATGATGGATCATACCAGGAAAAAAATAATATAAATAAAGGGAGTTGATGAAATAAGATGACTCAAGATAAAAATATAGCAGAACACCTAATTGAAACACTAGAAAAAAATGGTGTAAAATACATATTTGGATATCCAGGTGAACAAGTACTAGCAATATATGAAGCTTTACGAAAAAGTAAAATACAACACATACTAATGCGTCATGAACAAGCAGCAGTACATGCAGCAGATGCATATGCACGTATAACAGGTGAATATGGAGTATGTCTTGCAACAGCAGGACCTGGAGCTATGAATCTTACAATGGGAACTGCCGCTGCATATAAGGATAATGTACCAATCATACTAATATCAGGAGATGTAGATTCAAATGTTAAAGGACAAGACACATTTCAAGATATAGATTTAAACTCCGTATTTAAACCAATAACAATAAAATCATACAAGGTAAATACACCAGAAAAACTACAAAACAACATAAATGAAATATTCAAATACAAAAAAGATGGAATAACAGGACCATTCTACATTAACATGTCAAAAGATATCCAATACAAACCACACAATACACATCATAAAATAATAGAACATGAAAACATAAAACTACCTAAACAAAACGATATAGATGATATCATAAAAAGTATAGAAGAATCAGAAAGACCTATAATAATAGCAGGTTCTGGAATAATTTATGCAGATGCAATCAAGGAATTTGAAGAATTCATCAAAAAAACAAAAATACCAGTAACAACATCATACCATGCACGAGGAATAATATCAGAAAAAGATCCACAAAACCTAGGGCTACAAGGAAACCGTTCAACACAAAAAAACAGAAAAACAACAGAAAATGCAGATCTAATACTAGCATTTGCAACAAAACTAAGCGAACGTACAATGAAAAATGTTAAAACCGATAACATAATACAGATAAACACAAAAGAAGAACACAAAAAATGCGATAAATTCTACAAATACAACATAAAAGACATACTAACAAAATTAAATGAACAACAACTACCAAAAGTTAATCCTAAGTGGATTGAGGAAATTGAAAACATAAAAACTGAAAAACCAAGAAAACCAGAAGATACACAAAAACTAAACCCAGAAGTTGTAATTCAAGAAATACTAAAAAAAGCAGATGAAAACACAACAATAATACTAGATGCTGGAACTACACCAACATACTTAACATTACACTCAAAACTAGATAAACACTCACAGATGATATTTCCAGGTGGATTTGGACCTATGGGATATTCACTTCCAGCAAGTATAGGAGCAGCATTTGCACGTGATAATGATATAATATTTGCAACAACAGGTGATGGATCTGTGCAAATGACAATAGAAGAACTAGCAGTTATTAGCCGATACCAGTTACCTGTAATAATATTCATAATAAACAATGAATCACTAGGAATAATAAAACAATGGCAAGATATGGCAGATAATCCAAACTATGAGGTAAGCTTGGATAATCCAGACTTTATAAAAATAGCTGAAGCTTATAATATAAAAGCTGATAATATCACATCACTTGATGAGTTAAACACTAAATTAGATCAAGCAATATCAGAAAAAAAACCTCATCTTTTCAATATTGAAGTTGAAAATATTCACATACCACTATAAAAAAAAAATTCAAAAAGTAAAAAAAGGTATGTAATTAAGAAAAAGAAAATGAGAAATTCTATATTTTTTAGAATAACAAGTGTAAAAAAAAATATTTTATTAGTTCTCATTTTTTTTATAAAAGTTTTAATCTTCTTTCCTAATTTTTTTTTTCATGTTTTAGCTTTATTTTCAGCTATTTTTTGAAATGGACATACTGTTATACAATAGGTGCATCCATGTGTGTATCCTATACATTTTTTCTTATCAAAGTATATTTCACCATTTTTAATGTGTAGTGCATGGTCTGGACAGTTTTTAACACACATATAACATTTACTACATGTTGATCTGACACGTTTTTTAATATCATTTTTAGTAGGTGTTGTATTTACTGGCATATCTGTTGTTATTAGAATGATTTTATGTCCTGGTCCTATACTATCTGTAATTAGTAGTTTGTTATTTCCAATGTATCCCATGATTGCTTTTTGTGCTATTATTGAAAAATTCATACTCATATCAAGCTGGTCAATCATATATGTATGATATCCCATATCTTCAATAAAATCACACATTTTAGTCATAATATCTGTTATTACAACGTATAATTCCTTATATTTTTGTTTAAGACTCATATCTGGTGTTACACCTAGTAATTCATCATCCATTTTAATAAGTGCTACTATGGTATTTGGATACATTTCATCTGTTGTATGTTCTTCATCTATTGTTGTGTATGCTATTTCACTTATTCCAAGTGATTTTGTATATTTTTCAAATTTTTCTACATCAGACATAAAAAAACAAATCCTCTATAGGTCTTTATAGTTTTCACGTAGTAATTCTATTTCTTTTTTATATCCAATTATGTTATCATGTGGAGTTTCAAGATAAAATGGTAAATTACGTAATCGTTTATCATTAATTATGTTAACTATTGCATCTTGTCCTATTTTACCTTCACCTATTTTTGCATGACGATCTTTGTGTGAGTTAAGTCCATATATACTATCATTAAGATGTATAGCTTTAAGTCTGTATAATCCTATTACATCATCAAAATGGTCAAGTACACCATCAAGATCATCTACAATGTCATATCCTGCATCATAAACATGGCATGTATCAAGACATACTCCTATTTTTTCATCTATTTCTACTTTTTCAATTATTGCCTGTAATTCTTCAAAGTTACTTCCAATCTCTGTTCCTTTTCCTGCCATTGTTTCAAGAAGAATAGTTGTATTTTGATCATCACATATGAGATTATTAAGTGATTCTGATATTAGATTAATTCCTTTTTCAACTCCCTGTCCTACATGACTTCCAGGATGAAAGTTATACATATTATTTGGCATCCTATTAAGTCTATCAAGATCATCTTCAAATAGTTCATATGAATTTTTACGAGTTTTCTCAGATTTTGATGCAAGATTTATTACATATGGTGCATGTGCTAGTATTACTGGTATATTGTTATTTTCCATAATTTGTGAAAGTTGTTCTACATCTTTCATATCAAGAGGTTTAGCTTGTCCTCCTCGTGGACTTCGTGTGAAAAATTGGAATGTATTTGCATCTATTGTGAGTGCTTCACGTCCTACATTTGCATATCCTTTACTTATTGATAAGTGTGGTCCTATTACTAACATATTATTAATCATTCCTTCTAAAAATTATTTTTTTTATGTAAATTTTTATAATAATATCTTTTTTTTCTAAAATAATTTTTTTCTGTCTTTAATATTAAATTATTAATACTAAAAAATATAAAATTTTATATAATATTAATAAATGAAGGATAATTTATGGAAACTAATAGAATTTTAGTAACGGGTGGAGCAGGATTTATTGGAACAAATCTTGTTAATGAATTAAGAAGTAGAGGACATGAAGTTATAGCAGCAGATTTATTAAATAATGATCGAGAAGACTATGTACGTACAGATGTAAGATTCTACAGACAATTAGAACGTACATTCGAAGAAGAAGGACCATTTGATTATGTTTATCATCTAGCAGCAGAATATGGTCGTTGGAATGGTGAGGATTACTATGAAAACCTATGGCAAACAAATGTTATAGGAACAAAAAATATGATAAGACTCCAGGAAAAAAATAAATTCCGAATGATCTTCTTTTCATCAGCTGAAGTATACGGAGATTATGATGGAATAATGTCAGAAGATGTAATGGAAAATAATCCAATACGTGATACATACCAGATGAATGATTATGCAATAAGTAAATGGGATGGAGAACTTATGTGTATGAATTCAGCAACAATGCATGATACAGAAACTGTACGTGTAAGACCAGTAAACTGTTATGGACCTGGAGAAGCATACACACCATATCGTGGATTTATACCAAAATTCACATACCTTGCATTACATGATAAGCCATACACTGTATATGAAGGACATAAAAGAATTATAGATTATGTTGGAGATACTGTTAAAACCTTTGCAAACATAGTAGATAACTTCAAA of the Methanosphaera cuniculi genome contains:
- a CDS encoding DUF368 domain-containing protein, encoding MKHIKDMIGLFLRGFLMGMCDIMPGISGGTIALITGIYDRLINAISTIRFRCIKPLLRGNIKEFKVKFLEDFDIEFFIPLGIGIAIAMVIMAGIINFLLNDYAGFTYSFFAGLILASIYILYKQLDAFNIKAIIITIIFTIVSYGFIGLNPMHAAHSLPILLISGFIAICAMLLPGVSGSSLLLLLDQYEYMINALHSFALVDIIVFIIGAVGGFMIMSRVIKYLLKNHKIATVAALIGIMLGSMRIPLEKILAVPTSSLPLCVVFLIIGMVIVLFAELKSHAKLI
- a CDS encoding deoxyribonuclease IV, with product MLVIGPHLSISKGYANVGREALTIDANTFQFFTRSPRGGQAKPLDMKDVEQLSQIMENNNIPVILAHAPYVINLASKSEKTRKNSYELFEDDLDRLNRMPNNMYNFHPGSHVGQGVEKGINLISESLNNLICDDQNTTILLETMAGKGTEIGSNFEELQAIIEKVEIDEKIGVCLDTCHVYDAGYDIVDDLDGVLDHFDDVIGLYRLKAIHLNDSIYGLNSHKDRHAKIGEGKIGQDAIVNIINDKRLRNLPFYLETPHDNIIGYKKEIELLRENYKDL
- a CDS encoding dCTP deaminase, which translates into the protein MLGEEELRKLFPEYEDTIQPSGIDLKVDKIYEQTTGGSLIDNQKNLPEIKELKCDENEIYTLKPKTAYSVTIMGKTHIPVGYTMLYLPRSTLLRSFISVHTAVGDPGFYGTLQFMIVNNGEYEYKLKKGERIAQAVVFKVTGSGEYDGSYQEKNNINKGS
- a CDS encoding thiamine pyrophosphate-binding protein, giving the protein MTQDKNIAEHLIETLEKNGVKYIFGYPGEQVLAIYEALRKSKIQHILMRHEQAAVHAADAYARITGEYGVCLATAGPGAMNLTMGTAAAYKDNVPIILISGDVDSNVKGQDTFQDIDLNSVFKPITIKSYKVNTPEKLQNNINEIFKYKKDGITGPFYINMSKDIQYKPHNTHHKIIEHENIKLPKQNDIDDIIKSIEESERPIIIAGSGIIYADAIKEFEEFIKKTKIPVTTSYHARGIISEKDPQNLGLQGNRSTQKNRKTTENADLILAFATKLSERTMKNVKTDNIIQINTKEEHKKCDKFYKYNIKDILTKLNEQQLPKVNPKWIEEIENIKTEKPRKPEDTQKLNPEVVIQEILKKADENTTIILDAGTTPTYLTLHSKLDKHSQMIFPGGFGPMGYSLPASIGAAFARDNDIIFATTGDGSVQMTIEELAVISRYQLPVIIFIINNESLGIIKQWQDMADNPNYEVSLDNPDFIKIAEAYNIKADNITSLDELNTKLDQAISEKKPHLFNIEVENIHIPL
- a CDS encoding class I SAM-dependent methyltransferase — encoded protein: MSDLKTHFNETSKHYDNLVKKTIPKYDEMIEALVNSIPEKENLRILDLGCGTGNISLQVLERFPDAKITCLDISDKMIEVAKEKLAGYENIEFVLGDFTIVDIIDDYDAIISSLALHHIRDENDKRQMYQYIYDSLKQDGVFYNADVMEANSKYNSKLNERIADKYMAENQLTVEDMKDHKKKREHNDHPITITDHLRLLEDVGFKEIDVIWKYYSNAVYGGTRKE
- a CDS encoding NAD-dependent epimerase/dehydratase family protein produces the protein METNRILVTGGAGFIGTNLVNELRSRGHEVIAADLLNNDREDYVRTDVRFYRQLERTFEEEGPFDYVYHLAAEYGRWNGEDYYENLWQTNVIGTKNMIRLQEKNKFRMIFFSSAEVYGDYDGIMSEDVMENNPIRDTYQMNDYAISKWDGELMCMNSATMHDTETVRVRPVNCYGPGEAYTPYRGFIPKFTYLALHDKPYTVYEGHKRIIDYVGDTVKTFANIVDNFKAGEAYNIGGNTDWEMDIRDYSDLVLKATGRDDSLVTYKEAEPFTTKVKTIDFSKSIRDLKHDPKVKPEEGIKKTAEWMKWYYRLE